Proteins from one Phaenicophaeus curvirostris isolate KB17595 chromosome 16, BPBGC_Pcur_1.0, whole genome shotgun sequence genomic window:
- the ELFN1 gene encoding protein ELFN1 has translation MAGRRWAATSALCVCVAAVSLLHTGGVRADCWLIEGDKGFVWLAICSQNQPPYESIPQQINSTIVDLRLNDNKIKSVQYASLSRFGNLTYLNLTKNEISYIEDGAFSGQFNLQVLQLGYNRLRNLTEGILRGLGKLEYLYLQANLIESVTPNAFWECPNIVNIDLSMNRIQRLDSNTFRGLNKLSVCELYSNPFYCSCELLGFLQWLEAFTNMTRTYDRMQCDSPPDYTGYYLLGQGRTGYRNALSMLSTLCTGGSYTVIPRFIPPRYQATTVPSESPCSEEECSSGDGTTPQFSLFTPIGETEVRPNIQVKHLNHNSAVLTVQIPYPFSKMYILSQFENGFSSMITKLRKKEENITVSNLVAQRDYTYCVVSVHQYSKYNHTCVTITPTRPNRKEPVPTPSTATHYIMTILGCLFGMVIVLGVVYYCLRKRRQQEEKHKKAAGSMKKTIIELKYGPEMETTSITQLSQGQMLGGETVTRIPYLPSAGEVEQYKLIDSSETPKATKGNYMEVRTGEQPERRDCELSLPPDTQSSVAEISTIAKEVDKVNQIINNCIDALKSESTSFQGVKSGAVSTVEPQLVLLSEQIPSKHGFLSPVYKESYNHPLQRHHSMEAAPKRSSTSSSGSIRSPRSYRSEGSGHKSEAKYIEKTSPTTDTILTVTPAAAILRAEAEKIRQYSEHRHSYPGSHQGEQHDSMAGRKPSILEPLTRPRPRDLAYSQLSPQYHNLSYTSSPEYTCKPSHSIWERFKLNRKRHKDEEEYMAAGHALRKKVQFAKDEDLHDILDYWKGVSAQQKS, from the coding sequence ATGGCAGGTCGCCGGTGGGCCGCGACGTCAGCCCTCTGCGTGTGCGTGGCAGCCGTCTCTCTCCTGCACACGGGTGGGGTGCGGGCAGACTGCTGGCTTATCGAGGGGGACAAGGGCTTTGTTTGGTTGGCCATCTgcagccaaaaccagcccccCTACGAGTCCATCCCCCAGCAAATCAACAGCACCATCGTGGACTTGCGGCTGAACGACAACAAGATCAAGAGTGTGCAGTACGCCTCGCTCAGCCGCTTTGGCAACCTGACATACCTCAACCTGACGAAGAACGAGATCTCCTACATCGAGGATGGTGCCTTTTCAGGACAGTTCAAcctccaggtgctgcagctgggTTACAACCGACTGAGGAACCTCACTGAGGGCATCCTCCGGGGCCTGGGGAAGCTGGAGTACCTGTATCTCCAGGCCAACCTCATCGAGTCCGTCACCCCCAATGCCTTCTGGGAGTGCCCCAACATAGTGAACATTGACCTGTCCATGAACAGGATTCAGAGACTCGACAGCAACACTTTTCGGGGCCTAAATAAGCTCTCTGTCTGTGAACTCTACAGTAACCCCTTCTACTGTTCCTGCGAGCTCCTCGGCTTCCTGCAATGGCTGGAGGCTTTCACCAACATGACACGCACATATGATCGGATGCAGTGCGACTCTCCACCTGACTACACGGGCTACTACTTGTTAGGCCAAGGCCGGACTGGCTACCGCAATGCTCTGAGCATGCTCTCTACCCTTTGCACCGGTGGCTCCTACACTGTGATCCCTCGTTTTATCCCTCCCAGGTACCAAGCAACCACAGTGCCCTCCGAAAGCCCCTGCTCTGAGGAGGAGTGCTCCTCTGGCGATGGCACGACCCCACAGTTCTCCCTCTTCACACCCATTGGCGAAACAGAGGTGCGCCCCAACATCCAGGTGAAGCACCTCAACCACAACTCGGCCGTCCTCACCGTGCAGATCCCCTACCCCTTCAGCAAGATGTACATCCTATCCCAGTTTGAAAACGGCTTCTCCTCCATGATCACCAAGCtcaggaagaaggaggagaacaTCACCGTGAGCAACCTAGTAGCACAAAGGGATTACACCtactgtgtagtctctgtccaCCAATACTCCAAGTACAACCACACCTGTGTCACCATCACACCCACTAGACCCAACCGCAAGGAGCCGGTGCCCACCCCTTCCACCGCCACTCATTATATCATGACAATCCTGGGCTGTCTCTTTGGCATGGTGATTGTCCTGGGTGTTGTGTATTACTGTCTCCGGAAGAGGCGCCAGCAGGAAGAGAAGCACAAAAAGGCTGCCGGCAGCATGAAGAAGACCATCATCGAGCTGAAATACGGGCCAGAAATGGAGACCACCAGCATCACCCAGCTGTCCCAAGGACAGATGCTGGGTGGGGAGACGGTGACCCGCATCCCCTACCTGCCTTCTGCGGGTGAGGTCGAGCAGTACAAGCTGATTGACAGCAGTGAGACCCCCAAGGCCACCAAAGGCAACTACATGGAGGTGAGGACGGGCGAGCAGCCCGAGAGGCGAGACTGCGAGCTGTCCTTGCCACCGGACACCCAGAGCTCTGTGGCTGAGATCTCCACCATTGCCAAGGAGGTGGACAAGGTGAACCAGATCATCAACAACTGCATCGATGCCTTGAAATCTGAGTCCACCTCCTTCCAAGGGGTGAAATCAGGGGCAGTCTCTACAGTGGAGCCTCAGCTGGTGCTCTTATCAGAGCAGATCCCCAGCAAGCATGGATTCCTCTCCCCCGTCTACAAGGAAAGCTACAACCACCCTCTCCAGCGACACCACAGCATGGAGGCAGCCCCGAAACGCTCCAGCACCTCTTCCAGCGGCTCCATACGGAGCCCCAGGTCCTACCGCTCCGAGGGATCGGGCCACAAATCAGAAGCCAAATACATCGAGAAGACATCCCCTACCACCGACACCATCCTCACTGTGACACCGGCTGCGGCCATCCTGCGGGCAGAGGCAGAGAAGATCCGTCAGTACAGTGAACACCGGCACTCGTACCCCGGCTCACACCAAGGAGAGCAGCACGACAGCATGGCAGGGCGAAAGCCTTCCATCCTGGAGCCTCTGACCCGCCCTCGTCCCAGAGACCTGGCCTATTCTCAGCTCTCGCCTCAATATCACAACCTGAGCTACACTTCCAGCCCAGAGTACACCTGCAAACCATCGCACAGCATCTGGGAGCGCTTCAAACTCAACCGCAAGCGGCACAAAGACGAGGAGGAGTATATGGCAGCCGGCCATGCCCTACGCAAAAAGGTCCAGTTTGCCAAAGACGAGGATCTTCACGACATCTTAGACTACTGGAAGGGCGTCTCTGCCCAGCAAAAGTCCTGA